The Streptomyces sp. Mut1 genome window below encodes:
- a CDS encoding ABC transporter permease, translating to MPEQTPDEAISAAGAGGPTDLALAEGDSLEKAPGPDGTGPDSKPQSLWSDAWRDLRRNPVFIISALIILFLVVISIWPQLIASGDPLDCDLGKAQESSQPGHPFGYDGQGCDVYTRVVYGARNSVTVGICSTLGVSLIGSVLGGLAGFFGGWWDAILSRLTDVFFGIPVVLGGLVFLSVVTSSTVWPVIGFIVLLGWPQIARIARGSVITAKHNDYVQAARALGASNGRMMLRHIAPNAVAPVIVVATIALGTYISLEATLSFLGVGLKPPAVSWGIDISAASQYIRNAPHMLLWPAGALAVTVLAFIMLGDAVRDALDPKLR from the coding sequence ATGCCTGAGCAGACACCGGACGAGGCGATCTCGGCGGCCGGAGCCGGCGGACCGACGGACCTCGCGCTCGCGGAGGGCGACAGCCTGGAGAAGGCCCCCGGCCCGGACGGAACGGGACCCGACTCCAAGCCGCAGAGCCTGTGGTCCGACGCCTGGCGCGACCTGCGCCGCAACCCCGTCTTCATCATCTCCGCCCTGATCATCCTGTTCCTGGTCGTCATCTCCATCTGGCCGCAGCTCATCGCCTCCGGCGACCCGCTCGACTGCGACCTCGGCAAGGCCCAGGAGAGCTCCCAGCCCGGCCACCCCTTCGGCTACGACGGCCAGGGCTGCGACGTCTACACCCGGGTCGTCTACGGCGCCCGCAACTCCGTGACCGTCGGCATCTGCTCGACCCTCGGCGTCTCCCTCATCGGCAGCGTCCTCGGCGGCCTCGCGGGCTTCTTCGGCGGCTGGTGGGACGCGATCCTCTCCCGCCTCACCGACGTCTTCTTCGGCATCCCCGTCGTCCTCGGCGGCCTGGTCTTCCTCTCCGTGGTGACCAGCTCCACCGTCTGGCCGGTGATCGGCTTCATCGTGCTCCTCGGCTGGCCGCAGATCGCCCGCATCGCCCGCGGCTCCGTCATCACCGCCAAGCACAACGACTACGTCCAGGCCGCACGGGCCCTGGGAGCGTCCAACGGGCGCATGATGCTGCGCCACATCGCGCCGAACGCCGTCGCCCCGGTCATCGTCGTCGCGACCATCGCGCTCGGCACGTACATCTCCCTGGAAGCCACCCTGTCGTTCCTCGGCGTCGGCCTGAAGCCGCCCGCCGTCTCCTGGGGCATCGACATCTCCGCCGCTTCCCAGTACATCCGCAACGCCCCGCACATGCTCCTGTGGCCCGCGGGAGCCCTGGCCGTCACGGTGCTCGCCTTCATCATGCTCGGCGACGCGGTGCGCGACGCCCTCGACCCCAAGCTGCGCTGA
- a CDS encoding ABC transporter ATP-binding protein, with protein MLLEVRDLHVEFHTRDGIVRAVNGVNYSVAEGETLAVLGESGSGKSVTAQAVMGILDMPPGKISGGEILFKDRDLLKMKREERRKIRGQEMAMIFQDALSSLNPVLTVGEQLGEMYVVHRGMSRKEAKAKAVELMDRVRIPAAKERVGNYPHQFSGGMRQRIMIAMALALEPSLIIADEPTTALDVTVQAQVMDLLAELQRELNMGLILITHDLGVVADVADKIAVMYAGRIVETSPVHDIYKAPAHPYTKGLLASIPRLDQKGQELYAIKGLPPNLLHIPPGCAFNPRCPMAQDVCRTDVPPLYDVAEHRQSACHFWKETLDAR; from the coding sequence ATGTTGCTCGAAGTGCGCGATCTGCACGTGGAGTTCCACACCCGGGACGGGATCGTCAGGGCCGTCAACGGGGTCAACTACTCGGTGGCCGAGGGCGAGACGCTCGCCGTGCTCGGCGAATCGGGCTCCGGCAAGTCGGTCACCGCGCAGGCGGTCATGGGCATCCTCGACATGCCCCCGGGGAAGATCAGCGGCGGCGAGATCCTCTTCAAGGACCGCGACCTGCTGAAGATGAAGAGGGAGGAGCGCCGGAAGATCCGCGGCCAGGAGATGGCCATGATCTTCCAGGACGCGCTGTCCTCCCTCAACCCGGTCCTGACCGTGGGCGAGCAGCTCGGCGAGATGTACGTCGTGCACCGCGGGATGTCCCGCAAGGAGGCGAAGGCCAAGGCGGTCGAGCTGATGGACCGGGTACGCATCCCGGCGGCCAAGGAGCGGGTCGGCAACTATCCGCACCAGTTCTCCGGCGGCATGCGCCAGCGCATCATGATCGCCATGGCGCTGGCCCTGGAACCCTCCCTGATCATCGCCGACGAGCCCACCACCGCCCTCGACGTCACCGTCCAGGCCCAGGTCATGGACCTCCTCGCGGAACTCCAGCGCGAACTGAACATGGGCCTGATCCTCATCACCCACGACCTCGGGGTCGTCGCGGACGTCGCCGACAAGATCGCGGTGATGTACGCGGGCCGGATCGTCGAGACCTCGCCCGTGCACGACATCTACAAGGCACCCGCGCACCCGTACACCAAGGGCCTGCTGGCCTCGATCCCGCGCCTGGACCAGAAGGGCCAGGAGCTGTACGCGATCAAGGGCCTGCCCCCGAACCTGCTGCACATCCCGCCCGGCTGCGCCTTCAACCCGCGCTGCCCGATGGCCCAGGACGTCTGCCGCACCGACGTGCCGCCGCTGTACGACGTGGCCGAGCACCGACAGAGCGCCTGCCACTTCTGGAAGGAGACGCTCGATGCACGCTGA
- a CDS encoding ABC transporter ATP-binding protein — MHADHSGRRVARQEGEVARNLLAKSRQQSAYAGREPILEVRDLVKHYPLTQGIVIKKQVGAVKAVDGVSFDLGAGETLGVVGESGCGKSTVARLLVHLEQPTAGSIRYKGEDVTKLSGRALKAVRRNIQMVFQDPYTSLNPRMTVGDIIGEPYEIHPEVAPKGDRRRKVQDLLDVVGLNPEYINRYPHQFSGGQRQRIGIARGLALNPEIIVADEPVSALDVSVQAQVVNLLDRLQAEFNLSYVFIAHDLSIVRHISDRVGVMYLGRFIEIGTDAEIYDHPTHPYTQALLSAVPVPDPAAREYRERIILHGDVPSPANPPSGCRFRTRCWKAQERCELEVPLLAVPAAFRDADSPARHDSACHFAEEKRVVPPEGTLEPVQETARGDDGRGQDAPAAPGAPVSGAPAPEAPGGPEDGPPPASGSSRVS; from the coding sequence ATGCACGCTGACCACTCGGGGCGCAGGGTCGCGCGCCAGGAGGGCGAGGTGGCGCGCAACCTCCTGGCCAAATCGCGGCAGCAGAGCGCGTACGCGGGCCGTGAACCGATCCTTGAGGTGCGCGACCTCGTCAAGCACTACCCGCTGACCCAGGGCATCGTGATCAAGAAGCAGGTCGGTGCCGTCAAGGCGGTCGACGGGGTCTCCTTCGACCTCGGGGCCGGCGAGACGCTCGGCGTGGTGGGGGAGTCCGGCTGCGGCAAGTCGACGGTCGCCCGGCTGCTGGTGCACCTGGAGCAGCCGACGGCCGGCTCCATCCGGTACAAGGGCGAGGACGTCACCAAGCTGTCCGGCCGCGCGCTGAAGGCCGTGCGCCGCAACATCCAGATGGTCTTCCAGGACCCGTACACCTCGCTCAACCCGCGGATGACGGTGGGCGACATCATCGGGGAGCCGTACGAGATCCACCCCGAGGTGGCCCCGAAGGGCGACCGGCGGCGCAAGGTGCAGGACCTGCTGGACGTGGTGGGCCTGAACCCGGAGTACATCAACCGCTACCCGCACCAGTTCTCCGGCGGCCAGCGCCAGCGCATCGGCATCGCCCGCGGCCTCGCGCTCAACCCGGAGATCATCGTGGCGGACGAACCGGTCTCCGCCCTCGACGTCTCCGTCCAGGCGCAGGTCGTCAACCTGCTGGACCGGCTCCAGGCGGAGTTCAACCTGAGCTACGTCTTCATCGCCCACGACCTGTCCATCGTGCGGCACATCTCCGACCGGGTCGGCGTCATGTACCTCGGCCGCTTCATCGAGATCGGCACGGACGCGGAGATCTACGACCACCCCACGCACCCCTACACACAGGCCCTGCTCTCCGCCGTGCCGGTGCCGGACCCCGCGGCGCGCGAATACCGGGAGCGGATCATCCTGCACGGCGACGTGCCGTCCCCGGCCAACCCGCCGTCCGGCTGCCGCTTCCGCACCCGCTGCTGGAAGGCGCAGGAGCGGTGCGAACTGGAGGTGCCGCTGCTCGCCGTCCCGGCCGCCTTCCGGGACGCGGACAGCCCGGCCCGGCACGACTCGGCCTGCCACTTCGCGGAGGAGAAGCGGGTGGTGCCGCCGGAGGGCACGCTGGAGCCGGTGCAGGAGACCGCGCGGGGCGACGACGGGCGGGGCCAGGACGCCCCGGCAGCGCCCGGGGCCCCGGTCTCCGGGGCTCCGGCCCCGGAGGCGCCCGGCGGGCCCGAGGACGGCCCGCCGCCGGCCTCCGGAAGCAGCCGGGTGAGCTGA